The Procambarus clarkii isolate CNS0578487 chromosome 64, FALCON_Pclarkii_2.0, whole genome shotgun sequence genome includes a window with the following:
- the LOC138354750 gene encoding uncharacterized protein, with translation MLHYLAYYKNKREILTEHTEELLCGIFPSYLSKDPNKYTIEEKHLSTKNKSGILALLKQGQKLCSDKLSDAKRLFGYQEEDVDVSEPYLELCDSEDDDDEDEDLLLN, from the exons atgctgcattatctcgcatattacaagaataagagagagattttaaccgaacatactgaagagttgttatgtggaatttttccttcatatctaagcaag gatcctaacaagtacactattgaagagaagcacctatcaaccaaaaataagagtggaatcttggctcttttgaagcaagggcaaaagttgtgttctgacaagctgagtgatgcaaagcgtttatttggataccaggaagaggatgttgatgtttccgagccctacctggagctttgtgacagtgaagatgatgatgatgaagatgaagatttactactaaactga